The Deltaproteobacteria bacterium genome window below encodes:
- a CDS encoding tetratricopeptide repeat protein: MVARLCAASLLALVALGCRPPVDTNPPPDDGGSQETATVGDPIEIAGKRMAAGDLDGAEGEIDAALQKHADDHELWFAKGVIRQARNDDDGATQAWSRALELQPQFVPAIGGIGSVLLAKGDFDASIDRFSEALRLQPDWADGHYNLGLALLGAKQRDKAVLAFERAAKLAPDDPTVLVQLADIYVQDEKTDAALPLLQHAAEVAPKDANVRVVWGNALVKRGDFEGAIGQYAQALQADPNNLDARLGLARAQQRAGKLADAAKQLELLTGVVPDSAVVWAEWGSVLAKQGQLDAALGKFDKAIAIDPKFEAAYVRRIGALVEGKRCKDARAALAALRDLEPADASMEAGQAAMGKCKK; the protein is encoded by the coding sequence ATGGTCGCCCGACTCTGTGCCGCATCGCTCCTGGCCCTCGTCGCGCTCGGCTGTCGACCGCCGGTCGACACCAACCCGCCGCCGGACGACGGCGGCTCGCAGGAGACCGCGACGGTCGGCGATCCGATCGAGATCGCGGGCAAGCGCATGGCGGCCGGCGACCTCGACGGCGCCGAGGGCGAGATCGACGCGGCGCTGCAGAAGCACGCGGACGATCACGAGCTGTGGTTCGCCAAGGGCGTCATCCGACAGGCCCGCAACGACGACGACGGCGCCACGCAGGCGTGGTCGCGGGCGCTCGAGCTGCAGCCGCAGTTCGTGCCCGCGATCGGGGGCATCGGCTCGGTGTTGCTGGCCAAGGGCGACTTCGACGCGTCGATCGATCGCTTCAGCGAGGCGCTGCGGCTGCAGCCCGACTGGGCCGACGGGCACTACAACCTCGGGCTCGCGCTGCTCGGTGCCAAGCAGCGCGACAAGGCCGTGCTGGCGTTCGAGCGCGCGGCCAAGCTCGCACCCGACGACCCCACCGTGCTCGTGCAGCTGGCCGACATCTACGTGCAGGACGAGAAGACCGACGCCGCGTTGCCACTGCTGCAGCACGCCGCCGAGGTCGCGCCCAAGGACGCCAACGTGCGCGTGGTGTGGGGCAACGCGCTGGTCAAGCGCGGCGACTTCGAGGGCGCGATCGGGCAGTACGCCCAGGCGCTGCAGGCCGATCCCAACAACCTCGACGCGCGGCTCGGGCTCGCGCGGGCGCAGCAGCGCGCCGGCAAGCTCGCCGACGCCGCCAAGCAGCTCGAGCTGCTCACCGGCGTGGTGCCCGACTCGGCGGTGGTGTGGGCGGAGTGGGGCAGCGTGCTCGCGAAGCAGGGCCAGCTCGACGCCGCGCTCGGCAAGTTCGACAAGGCCATCGCGATCGATCCGAAGTTCGAGGCCGCGTACGTGCGGCGGATCGGCGCGCTGGTCGAGGGCAAGCGCTGCAAGGACGCCCGCGCGGCGCTCGCGGCACTGCGAGATCTCGAGCCCGCCGATGCCTCGATGGAGGCCGGCCAGGCCGCGATGGGCAAATGCAAGAAGTAG
- a CDS encoding UbiD family decarboxylase — MSYASLREAVVDLERTGQLRRIAVPLDPHLELSYVHLRVCEQGGPALLFEQVEGCAFPAVSNLFGTLERARFLLRHGYETAARVIEARADPVAALKHPWRHRGTPLAGLRALPWRRRSGPVLAHQTTVGALPQVHCWPDDGGPFITLPQVWSEHPDAPGVMRGNVGMYRIQLGGNDYVPDREVGLHYQLHRGIGVHHTAAVARGEPLRVSVFVGGPPAHTVAAVMPLPEGLSELTFAGMLAARRFRWARVDGHVVSTEADFVLTGTVVPGETKPEGPFGDHLGYYSLTHPFPVLRVDHVWHRAGAIWPFTVVGRPPQEDTAFGKIIHELTAPMVPRSIAGLRAMHAVDAAGVHPLMLALGSERYVPWGERRPAELLTIANAVLGFGQASLAKYLVIAAVQDAAPSPEHEAEFLAHVLARFDPRRDLHFQTRTTIDTLDYSGTGLNEGSKLVIAAAGAPLRTLATTLPPTLPLPAGFGPVALVLPGVLAVQGPAYAEAPGAAQSLATALEQAGVLHEPSTPWPLVVLADDAEFCARTLANFLWVTFTRSNPSHDVHGVGATISHKHWGCTGAVIIDARRKPHHAPLLDYDPAVVAKLEAMAVRGGPLHGLL; from the coding sequence ATGTCGTACGCGAGCCTGCGCGAGGCGGTCGTCGATCTCGAGCGGACGGGGCAGCTCCGACGCATCGCCGTGCCGCTCGATCCCCACCTCGAGCTGTCGTACGTGCACCTGCGGGTGTGCGAGCAGGGCGGGCCGGCGCTGCTGTTCGAGCAGGTCGAGGGCTGCGCGTTCCCGGCGGTGTCGAACCTCTTCGGCACGCTCGAGCGCGCGCGCTTCCTGCTGCGTCACGGCTACGAGACCGCGGCGCGCGTGATCGAGGCGCGCGCCGATCCGGTCGCGGCGCTCAAGCATCCCTGGCGTCATCGCGGCACGCCGCTGGCGGGCCTGCGCGCGCTGCCGTGGCGGCGTCGCAGCGGCCCGGTGCTCGCCCACCAGACCACCGTTGGCGCGCTGCCGCAGGTGCACTGCTGGCCCGACGACGGTGGCCCCTTCATCACGCTGCCGCAGGTGTGGAGCGAGCATCCCGACGCGCCTGGGGTCATGCGCGGCAACGTCGGCATGTACCGCATCCAGCTCGGCGGCAACGACTACGTGCCCGATCGCGAGGTCGGGCTGCACTACCAGCTGCATCGCGGCATCGGCGTGCACCACACCGCCGCGGTCGCGCGCGGCGAGCCGCTGCGCGTGAGCGTGTTCGTGGGCGGGCCACCGGCCCACACGGTCGCGGCCGTGATGCCGCTGCCCGAAGGGCTCTCCGAGCTCACCTTCGCCGGCATGCTCGCGGCGCGACGCTTTCGCTGGGCCCGCGTCGACGGCCACGTGGTCTCGACCGAGGCCGACTTCGTGCTGACCGGCACCGTGGTGCCCGGCGAGACCAAGCCCGAGGGGCCGTTCGGCGATCACCTGGGCTACTACAGCCTCACGCATCCGTTCCCGGTGCTGCGGGTCGATCACGTGTGGCACCGCGCGGGCGCGATCTGGCCCTTCACGGTGGTCGGTCGGCCACCGCAGGAGGACACCGCGTTCGGCAAGATCATCCACGAACTCACCGCGCCGATGGTGCCGCGCTCGATCGCGGGGCTGCGCGCGATGCATGCGGTCGACGCTGCCGGCGTGCATCCGCTGATGCTGGCGCTGGGCAGCGAGCGCTACGTGCCGTGGGGCGAGCGGCGGCCGGCCGAGCTGCTGACGATCGCCAACGCGGTGCTGGGCTTCGGGCAGGCCTCGCTCGCGAAGTACCTCGTCATTGCCGCGGTGCAGGACGCCGCGCCGTCGCCCGAGCACGAAGCCGAGTTCCTCGCGCACGTGCTCGCGCGCTTCGATCCGCGCCGCGATCTGCACTTCCAGACCCGCACCACGATCGACACGCTCGACTACTCGGGCACCGGCCTGAACGAGGGCAGCAAGCTCGTGATCGCGGCCGCCGGCGCACCGCTGCGGACGCTCGCGACCACGCTGCCGCCGACGCTGCCGCTGCCGGCGGGCTTTGGACCGGTCGCGCTGGTGCTGCCGGGCGTGCTGGCGGTGCAGGGGCCCGCGTACGCCGAGGCGCCCGGGGCCGCCCAGAGCCTCGCGACCGCGCTCGAGCAGGCCGGCGTGCTGCACGAGCCGTCGACCCCGTGGCCGCTGGTGGTGTTGGCCGACGACGCGGAATTCTGTGCCCGCACCCTGGCGAATTTCCTGTGGGTGACGTTCACGCGCAGCAATCCCTCGCACGACGTGCACGGCGTGGGCGCGACCATCTCGCACAAGCACTGGGGCTGCACCGGCGCGGTGATCATCGATGCGCGTCGCAAGCCCCACCACGCACCGCTGCTCGACTACGACCCCGCGGTGGTCGCCAAGCTCGAAGCCATGGCGGTGCGCGGCGGCCCGCTGCACGGGCTGCTGTGA
- the guaB gene encoding IMP dehydrogenase produces the protein MAERAVPEIRDALTFDDVLLEPGYSEVLPSEVDVSCRLTREISLRVPLLSAAMDTVTEAATAITMARGGGIGILHKNLSPADQAREVRRVKKAQSFMVRDPLTVAPDQTLSAALGLMHTHGFSGLPVVDGGRLVGILTSRDVRFETSLDRPVREVMTKQPITAEETISADEAKRVLHKHRIEKLLVVDRGGALVGLITVKDILKGQDQPDAVKDAQGRLRVGAAVGTSGETMERVEALVEQGVDLIVVDTAHGHSRRVLEVVAAIRKTHRDLQIVAGNIATPAAVSALVEAGADAVKLGIGPGSICTTRVIAGVGVLQVSAIFECAPVAARAGVPIIADGGIKYSGDVVKALAAGASCVMIGSLFAGTDEAPGELVLYQGRSYKVYRGMGSIGAMRAGSKDRYFQGATEDRKLVPEGIEGRVPYRGPLTESLHQLVGGIRSGMGYVGAKTLAELQEKARFRRISAAGLRESHVHDVIITQEAPNYRVE, from the coding sequence ATGGCCGAGCGAGCCGTTCCCGAGATCCGCGACGCGCTGACCTTCGACGACGTGCTGCTCGAGCCGGGCTACAGCGAGGTGCTGCCGTCCGAGGTCGACGTCTCGTGTCGGCTCACCCGCGAGATCAGCCTGCGCGTGCCGCTGCTGTCGGCGGCGATGGACACCGTCACCGAGGCCGCGACCGCCATCACCATGGCGCGCGGCGGCGGCATCGGCATCCTGCACAAGAACCTCTCGCCGGCGGATCAGGCCCGCGAGGTGCGGCGCGTGAAGAAGGCCCAGAGCTTCATGGTCCGCGACCCGCTCACGGTCGCGCCCGATCAGACGCTGTCGGCGGCGCTGGGGCTCATGCACACCCACGGCTTCTCGGGCCTGCCGGTGGTCGATGGCGGGCGCCTGGTCGGCATCCTGACCAGCCGTGACGTTCGCTTCGAGACCTCGCTCGATCGACCGGTGCGCGAGGTGATGACCAAGCAGCCCATCACCGCCGAGGAGACCATCAGCGCCGACGAGGCCAAGCGCGTGCTACACAAGCACCGCATCGAGAAGTTGCTGGTGGTCGATCGCGGCGGTGCGCTGGTCGGGCTCATCACGGTGAAGGACATCTTGAAGGGCCAGGACCAGCCCGACGCCGTCAAGGACGCGCAGGGGCGCCTGCGCGTGGGCGCGGCGGTCGGCACCAGCGGCGAGACCATGGAGCGCGTCGAGGCGCTGGTCGAGCAGGGCGTCGACCTCATCGTCGTCGACACCGCCCACGGCCACAGCCGCCGCGTGCTCGAGGTCGTCGCGGCGATCCGCAAGACCCACCGCGACCTGCAGATCGTCGCGGGCAACATCGCCACGCCGGCGGCGGTCTCCGCCCTGGTCGAGGCCGGCGCCGATGCGGTCAAGCTCGGCATCGGCCCCGGCTCGATCTGCACCACCCGCGTGATCGCGGGCGTCGGCGTGTTGCAGGTCAGTGCGATCTTTGAGTGCGCACCGGTGGCTGCGCGCGCGGGCGTGCCGATCATCGCCGACGGCGGCATCAAGTACTCCGGCGACGTGGTGAAGGCGCTGGCCGCCGGGGCCAGCTGCGTGATGATCGGCAGCCTGTTCGCCGGCACCGACGAGGCGCCCGGCGAGCTCGTGCTGTACCAGGGCCGCAGCTACAAGGTCTACCGCGGCATGGGCTCGATCGGCGCCATGCGGGCCGGCAGCAAGGACCGCTACTTCCAGGGCGCCACCGAGGATCGCAAGCTCGTGCCCGAGGGCATCGAAGGGCGCGTGCCCTACCGCGGGCCGCTCACCGAGAGCCTCCACCAGCTGGTCGGTGGCATCCGCTCGGGCATGGGCTACGTCGGCGCCAAGACCCTCGCGGAGCTGCAGGAGAAGGCCCGCTTCCGTCGCATCTCGGCCGCCGGCCTGCGCGAGAGCCACGTGCACGACGTGATCATCACGCAAGAGGCCCCCAACTATCGCGTGGAGTAG